The window AGGCAGCGCGGGCGACGCTCCCTCCTGAACCACACGCGGCTTGACCGTATCTACAGAACAGCGCAATGGACGCCGTTCAACGACCCGGCGGGGCAACGTCAAGACTTGCATGAGTGTCGCGCGCACCCGTCTGCAGGATGTTCTCAAGAATGTGCCTCGGCGTCTCTTCGTCATCCAACATCGAGGAGGATGCGGCCAGCGTGTATCCCTTTTTCGGCGATGCCAAGGCGGTTGGCTTTTTTACAGGCAGCAGAGAGTCCCTGGATAGGCTCTGGAAAGAGAAGTTTAAAGTCGTCATGTGaagtttttttattaaaaaaagaaaaaaaaaaagatctgacaAAATTGTGAGGGACTTATCTTACCTCACGCATCTTACGCTTTATGCTGTCCCTTAAGATCTTCTGCGGCATTTGCTCACGCCCGGCTTTGACTCTCGATCTGGTGATGCATCTTAATGCGCTACTCTGCTCTTTGGAGACACTAAAAGGAAAAACAtcttaacatttaaaaagttattATTTTGAGAAAATCAAATCAACCACCTTGCATGAAATAGGGATAGATTTTAAGGATGTTCggacaaaatcaaaatcagCCATTTAATCCCTCGGACTGCATTGACCTCTTTAAACTTGAAATCAGACTTTTGCAAAAGGaaagcaaatatatttgtacAGCAAATTTTCTTGGACAAGGTAACTGCgtgtgctttgcatgattaaaagcattcaaatacaaggaaataaaaatgtttcaaaataaaaggacaaTTAAAACAGTGTAGAGTCcaagaaatataattgaaaagtggaagtacgtATGAGAAACATTTGAACCtgtaatttgaaaacattcacacttctgGCTGACGTCACCTGTTGCCAATTTATTccagtatattatatatattgtaaaaatgacaaaaaaaatgagttacTAGCCAACTCGACTTCTCAGCCGCttaaatttcaaatgttaaCTTTTTGTGACGTCTTCGCTCGGTGACGTGCCTCACGTTTTTGCTTCGTTTTGCTTACCTGCGGGTGACGGGAGTGCTGTGTGGCTCAGTGCTCATAATTTGTTTGAGAAGGACCCGAGCAGACAAGTCCTCCATCGGCTCCAACTCGACAATCGTCGCATTTGCTTGTCTTCGTCTAACCGACATTGCTGCTATGGATCCCGCTTGTTTTGGAGGAAACATCGCGAGAGCTGACTTGTTCCGCTCGTGGTCTTTTCCGCTTCCGGTTTCTTTTGCTGGTCTTCCGCTTCTTTTCAATGGTTTGAGATTCTTTAAATGTGACCATTTATACGGATGAACGCGTGGAGAACTTTTTTTCGTAGCAATTTTAAAAGTGTTTCCTCTACAAATATGAAATTCCAGGAATGTTTAATTTACCCAAGTGCGCTGTACACATGCAATTCAAGGCTAGTTATCCAGTCGGTTCAAGCAACACTGACATCATGTGGCAATAATAGAAATTGCATATACCGATAGCGAACAGCACACACGCTAACTTATATAAATACCATTTTTAAGCATTtccatgaataaaaacaatcaattaTAACATAAAAGTTACCTTCTATTCTAAATACTACATTTCTAAACAATAGCTGACCAGAAAACAAAAggctcaacaaaaaaaaaacaagggtgatttcaatactttttaataatttacaaCAGTAAATAAACTCAAAATTTACTCAAACAGGTGCTTGCCAGTTTTATTTGTACAGTCACTGATGAATAcacgatccccccccccccccaattcacaTTTTATGCATGAACGGATGACAGCAGCGCACCGTGCGACCCGAACTTCAGTCAGCGTTGTATGAaggctccattttttttggggggggggggggggttgggggcaaCAGTATGAGAGATGGGCTCAGAAGTCGGGCCTGTCCTTCTTCATCTTGGAGTAGTCCGTGTTTATTGCGAAAAGCTGGGAACACAAGCAAACGATTTGAACTTTGATGCAAGATAAGAGAGAAGGGACGGACGGCTTATGCTGCATGATAAAAGGAAGTTTACATCAAACTCCACGGAAAGCTGGGAGGAGTAAGAAAGTCAAAGGGaccctttttaatattttgatcatttctcattttaaaaGACAGGATGTGGGTTTGGAAGATGTGTTCTTAATAaatgacaaatgacaaacaaatgtgttcatttcaCTCAAACATATGCCTGTAAATAGcaaaatgggacttttttttttgggcggcacgatggggacacagttctgaggtcccgggttcgatcccggacccgcctgtgtggagtttgcatgttctcccccatgcctgtgtgggttcccaaaaacatgcaaaattgatcggacactctaaattgcccctaggtatggttgtgagtgcgactgctgtctgtctacgtgtgccttgcgatttgctgaccctgcctcctccccgttgacagctgacaaaggctccagcactcctcgcgaccctcgtgaggataagcggctaagaaaattgattggatggatctaaattgtccctaggtgtgattgtgagtgtggctgtgtgtctctatgtgccctgcgattggctggaaaccagttcagggtgtaccccgcctcctccccgttgacggctgacataggctccagcactcctcgtgacccttgtgaggatacgcggcaaagaaaatggatggatggagatgtgTGCAGATAAAAtctaaatcccccccccccctcagttacccaaaagaaaaacaatgagtttcatttttcatccattgttGCCCTTCAGTGTGGTTTAACGGCGGTTGgacccgctacccttgtgaggataagtggtgaagaagatgaatggatggaattttttttttttttttttttggggggggggggactgcatACCTTGTACTGCTGATTGGGCGCCAATTTGTTCCAAGGCTCCGGATTGTTCTTGCGGTCCCAACTGTCAAATGTCACATCAattcaaatgttaaaattgagcaatatatatatatatatatatatatatatgcatttttttttaacccaatcACAAGGACTCACCAAACATCGGGATTCTTCAGCGCCAGTCTGCCAAGGTACAGCATGCTCATGGTTGCCCCACCGCCAATGAAAATGAACAGGGGGATCAGCTGatgagcaaaaaatatatatataaaaaaatgtaatgcaagTGTGTTATGACAAACTACAGTATTACCATAAATCTCTTTTTTAAATACTATAAATAACATGTCTAGAAACATAAAGAGACAgccaataaagcaaaaaaataataataatgctttaACCTGGGAATGTGTATCCAccgttgaaatgtttttgtttcatggcGTGccgtcatatttatttttgtcacgtAAAATATTACCCTTGAGGAATATTGATGTACGGAACCCGTTAGTCAGTGTACACAGAGCTCACAATATTGTCGCGTTTAACTGAAGCGAGAAATCagaccaatatatatatatatatatatatatatatatatatatatatatatatatatatatatatatatgtataaatatatgtgtatataatatatgttgCAACGTAAAACATTTCTCACCACGATTTGTCCTTTTGCAAGCGTGCAAAGTAGAGGGCACGAGTCATAGTAATCTTGGTACAGTACTGTAACGTACAGTAGCTATACGTGCAGCTGGCTGCTACATAAATGGCCGAAAATGAGATCATTTATGTATTCCTCTTGCTTTATTGCGTAAAAAAATGCTATACGGAAGCATAAGAGCTGTAAGCGTTGAATATATGCaaaattatgtacagtatacacaaTTATCGAGATAGTTATTTCCACCTGTCACGGGCCTATAGAGGAAATAGATCTTTTCCGTTATTTCTTCGCCTGTCATTTTTGCTAAAATATAGCAcgcaataaattaataaaaatccaAAACCCCGTGTGCGGTTTCAAAcggaatatttttaataaaag of the Syngnathoides biaculeatus isolate LvHL_M chromosome 22, ASM1980259v1, whole genome shotgun sequence genome contains:
- the ndufa4b gene encoding cytochrome c oxidase subunit NDUFA4 yields the protein MSMLGTVAKQLKNHPALIPLFIFIGGGATMSMLYLGRLALKNPDVCWDRKNNPEPWNKLAPNQQYKLFAINTDYSKMKKDRPDF